The nucleotide sequence GTTGTCGTTActcttgttgtttttgttgttgtcggTGTTGTTGCTGGCATTCTGGTCCAGTCGTGCCACTCAAAGCGCCAACAGGAGCAGCAACAACTCAAGGAAATTGTCGCCGTGGAGCGGCGAACACGCCAAAGTTGCCGCGAGTGCAAGTGCAAGTATGTCTTTGTGCCCCAtcggcggcagcagcaacagcaacaactgcagcagcagcagcaacaccagcaacaacCAGCAACATACAGCAGCAACACGCCCCCTTGATGGCCGCCCCAAAGCCAACTTGGTCTAGTATTAAAGCCAAGACATCAGGGAATACAAAGAGTatacgaaaaaaaaagaagaaatcaCTTCCCCTGCGCACATGCGCAATGGCTTAAAATGGACGCCGGGGAAATTGCCGGCCAATCAAAATCCAGCTGAGGTGTGGCCTGCGATTTCCAAGGGATTTCCTCTCCGGCAGAATTTCCCTCGCTGCTAATAATCACTTGAGACATGCGCATTTCGAGCGGAGAGGGGGTTGCAGCAACCCTTGCACCGGGGCAACCCCTGGCGTCACGTGCAACAGCAActgctgttggtgttgctgttgttgctgttgttcgtgttgctgttgccgcgGGGACATCGGCAGTTGTTGCTCCGTTGCTTTTGTAAACAGGCGCAGGCGCACTGCGCGGGGGTACATTTCGTTTCAGTTTCAGCTGGGATTTTTTTCGAAAAGGGCAAAGTGAAATGCTTTGATTTCGCTGATTGTTCGATCACACGCCAACTGACAGCGAACGCGGCTGGTTGTCCTCGCTCCCTAAAAAcggaaaaataaactaaaagccGAAAGTAAATACCAAACCCAAAAGCGTAGTAAAAATAAGCAAAGACTTTGTGTGTCGCGTGTTATTGTGCAGTGTTGCATGTGGCCTTTGGAGACTCGAAACTTAacgaaaaaactaaaaaactaAGTAGTGCTTTGTGGTAACTCTGTATAAAATGCTGGAGTTTTACCCAATGCCCACGAATCTGAATCCAGTCGGTGGCAGCTTGTACTCGCTGCAGCAGAACCATGGCGGGGCACGCTTCCTGgacaatcccaatcccaactCCAATCCAAATAGCAGCTCCCTGCAcctcagcagcagcaacaacagcaatcTGCCATCAAGCATTTCCGGCAACAATAGTCCACCAGGAACGGCTTCATTAACGgggcaccagcagcagcagcagcaacatcagcaacacccccaccagcaacatcagcaacaccagcagcaacacGCAGCCTCGACCACGCCAGTGCCAATTAACAGCTGCCCCACGCCCACAGGACACAGCCCcctcagcagcagcaacaacaataacaacaacaacaatagcagcagcagcagcaacctCAACTCCGCCTGCAACACATTAacagctgctgctgttgctgctgctgctgctggtgtggCAGCTCCATCGGCAACAGCAACCTCAGTAGCCACCTCGCAATTAGGCGGAGCAGTTGCTGCTGccattgctgctgctgctgctgctgctgccgctgcgacgacagcagcaacatcgtcGGCCCCAGCGGCAACAGGAAACGGAAATGGAAACGGCAATGCCAATGGAGCTGCAGCCTCGGCAGCAGCGGCATCCAAATTGTCTGCCGATTGTAGTGGACGCACAGGTATGTTCCAAAAGTATTTTGCACCGGCAGTCGAGGCATTTTCCGGCTCGCTCCGCTTCTGGGGTTTTCACGCTCTTCGTTTTTGGCATAGTTGCGTGTGCCCGGCCTGCGGGTCGGAGCTCCATGGGTCCAAGttggacgaggacgaggacggGGCTCCAGATTGTGTCCGACCGCCCACACCTGGCTATGCCGGCAGTTTGCGTGCGATTTTCTTGGGTTTTCGGGGACGAAGGAATGCCCCTTTTGGGGGGAAAAAATAGGCATCCTTGATTTTTCTTAAGGGATAAAGTTTAAGTATTTACTCTGAAGGTGCTTGTTTGATTTTCTATATAACTTACAGGAAAAACTTTAGTGTAGTTTGGTTTACtttacattttacattttgtatAAGCAATATAACCATTCTAATGTTtatttgaaaacttttttgggATGCAATTTTTGGTAAGGTTAGCCTCAATTCTAAAtctttatgtttttaataatcTTGAAATCccattgattttgaaaaggccTTACAGATTATAGACTAATCcgtttagttaaattttttagaatATGGATTTTGAATTGTTCATAAACCTCTTCAGTGCAATTTGTGCATAAAAAGTTACACAAAaaggtttttaatttttaatacaattttaaaagcaCAAAATAAATACTCGTACttcataaaaaaattttaaaaataccttTAAAACAGTTATGAAAGAccttaaaaaatacaaaacctttttatttcatttttattcaCTATACCCTAATAGGAAATATTAACTTAGTTCAATAGTGTTTTCCCACGATTAAATGCTTaatgcatttttaaaaaatttttttttattgacttaCAAGAACTATAATTCATATTAAATTAATGTTTACTTGCAACTGTGTTTGGTTAAGGACTTAATTAAATCGCGGCTTTTAGTGCCATTTATGCGAATCAAATTGCCAGAGGTTGATTTTCGATTTACATTTGTTTTGGGCCAGTTAAATAAAATCAGTATAGAGCGAATCCGGCTAAAACGCATATTGACAGAGGACAATAAATTATGAATTTGTGATGTGGCACACATGCTGGGGATAGTTCAGTGGGCAGATGTGTGGGAGGTCGGGCGAAAGTATTTCCAAAAGTATGAACGCAAGTTGACCACAAAATAATTTTGACAATGAACCTGGCTGACATCCGCCCGGCCAGAGGGCGTGGCTCGACCAATAAAAGGCTATTAAGGCATGCCACATCCtcccactcacacacacacactgatGCTTTGGCATGCAggctaacacacacacacacacacgaccGCCTCAAAATAGGCAACACTTTTCCACTGAGCTGCAACGAAAGTGTTGCTGGGAAAACTTTTGCGAATTTCCCTCCGAAATGCAAAGTGTGCAAACAATGTGTGTGATGCATATGCAGACCAGACCTCGTCCGAGGCTAAGTGGATtgtgtttttggttttttagGGGCTCTCAACCCACAACAACTGCTCTTCTTTCGCCGGCAAACTTTAGATTTGCCTATGAAATTTCTATTAATGCATGCATTCTGCCATTTGCCATTGCCAAAATGGCAGCAAATAGTTTCCGTTTCCGGTTCCGCACCGAACCAAAACTCCACTCTCCTGCGCAAACACTTGGCTGTCGACTGCTGAACTACTATCAATGCCCCACACATTTCGGAGAGGTCGAGGAATTTCGAATGGGCGAGCTGTATGGGGATTGGGGATTGGAGATTGGGGGGCAGACCACGGAAATGAGCACACTCAGTGTCAGGTATTCCACCAAGCGTATCAGCATACATATCTGGCTTCTGCGGTGGCTTCAACTTTGCCCGTCAGGTGGCTTCAACGTACATATATCCTCCAGCAGGAGAAGGTGTGCATTTGTGCGGCGGAAGTATGCGCCATAAGCATAGCTCTATGTCACTTTCCACCGAGATCCAGGTGGAGGTACACTGAAGAAAAAGCTGGTCTAATATTTGGAAgcaaaaataagaattatcatTATCAGAATAAAAGAATATGAGTTTTTAATTGAATAAATTTTCTTATGGCCGTACTTAAAATTCCATCCACCTACTTGATTTCTTCAAAAAGAAGTGAAGCCACCCAAAGAAAAATTTAAtcaatgaaatgaaaatgtaCTAGTTTGGATTGTCTTAATTTTTTGAATTACTCCAGTGTCATATGACAATTACATTTTCAGCTCTTAGTAATGGTGTCCCCTATGCTTCTCttgaattattttattgtctGAAACCACAGAGCATTTCTTACTTGAAGTCTTAAAGACTTAAAAGGCTCTTTTCCCtagtttataaaaataaattgtttatatAATCTATGAGTCTCTTTAACCCATTTCCCATCGTGTAGATAAAACCCATAGGTATACTAGTTTTAAGTAGCCAGTTTGTCAGCCGTAATTATAGCTGTCCCATTATGAGTTGTCTGTCAACGCCGAACTGCTGCCAAAATCTGCGGGGCACGTGGACTCTACAGTTAGTGGCCGAATTAGTGCCAGAAGTTCGTGGCCGTCTCCCAATTTATCTCCATAGACCTCTGCCTGCCTGTCAATGTGTCAATAAATGCACCATATAGTTCGACAATCGAGGGGCAAACGAGTCGGCAGATAAGCCCCTTTATCGCCGATAACGCCGAGGACACTTTCCTCTATTAGttggttatattttttatttttcccgTTTATCATCGAGTTGATTTTGGATTTATCTGCTGTTTAATCTATGTATTTGACACGAGTGTGCCGCACTTGTACCAACTGTTTGCGCTTGTTGTTTGTTGATTTTGGGACAAGTTTCGCCAAGGCTCGAACTAAAGCCCCGCAGACTAGAATAGCCCAAAAACACACACTCAATAAAGCGTTCTTTGTTAGATGAAACAAAAAATAGAGAAAAACGGTTGAAAAATCATCTATAAAACTGCAGCAAAATGCCATAAATTTCGATTAGATTACACAAACGAAATCCCGTCACAATATCGATGCTCAAAGCTCTAGAAAAAGCGGCAAAATTCAAAACGCAGCTCCCCGCCTGGACTTTTATCAAATGAATCATACCCGATTTTTTGTTTGGAATTGCAAAAAACCTTTATCGCCTATGCGATTGGATGCGAATACTGCACAATGGGATAGGATAGAAATGCGAAAAAAATCCCCGAGGACATTGTCAACTTTCCGCTGCACTAGCTTAGCACACACACAAAGCGCTGGCGCCCCCTTATAGAGGGATTTTCGTCCCTACCACCCCGACTATTTATGTATAACCCACACATCTGCATAGATATAGCCAGCGactgtgtgtgggtgtgtgtgtataCCCACCATTGTGCCAACCATAAATCATGCACATTTTTCTGCCACTGAGCCACAGCCATATAATATAACACTCCACTCCcagtcctcgattttcccgCCCCCAGCTTTCCACTTTTCCCCAACTCGCTGCTCATTTTTCAAATGCTTCCATACATTTTTCGTGGCGGtcgtcatatattttttatgtttactGCAGGCAGCTTTTGTTGTGTTTTCGGGTACTACTTTTTATGACTGGTTTACAGTTTCAAGAGCGCGTTTCTCATGGTAGGGGGGCGTAGGATTAGGGACATTTAACTTTGGGCAAGGGAAGCTGAAATCCAGAACCTCCTTAACAGGAGATTACCAGTTTATAAGGATCACAGTTTGGGAGTTAAAGTTAATTCCCCAGCTTATGCAAAATCAATTGAGACATTATACCATTACAGATAGTAGAGGAAATGCTGTTCAATAAGACCAAAAACAAATACAGAAAACTTTACGTTTCAATTACGCATCAGCAAGCTTTCAATACAAGCTGTTGCAGTTCGGCGACAGATAATTTTTTCCTTGAGGAGTTTTTCTTTTCATCTGTTTTCCACCGAAGTGCGAAACAGCGAACGGAAAAACAAGAGAGACGTTGAAGCATTTTCACACGATTCGATTGTCAGCGCGGTCCTTGCGCCATTGGCAGCACATGTCATGATAATTTCGCAGCGACATGTGCTGCCAGCACGTATACGCCACGTACGCCCATCACAGGAGGTTAGGGGAATAACGAATAGGGGGCGCTGCACTgggataaaaaatgttatacattCAGGAACATGTTCTCGAAATGTGAAGGAACTATATATTTactgaaaaataaatattcttgaAATGCCTAGGTGTATTAGGGGCCAATTTCTCTATGTAATGTTAACTTTTATCGTtgagttaaatttttttttggaaaaatgCAGTTTTAGAGAATGAATGTATCACTAAATTGTTAAGATTTAACTTTGGTAAAACAAACACCACACTgataaaatgaatttttatcTCCGAAGAATTAAACTTCTCATGACTCTGAGAAACCAGCTAAAAAGTtgattaatattttttggatGGCGTTTATAACCCTTATAAGGACCTTTAGCAATCTTATAAAGTtatgatatttttttaaagggTGTTTTTccataataaaaaattattttgactTTCTTATAACTTAAGAACCCTTTGAGCCTTTATTCCAATTTGTTTTGCTCAGTTCTTGAGCCATGTGAAATCGATTGGGTGATTTACTGACGCCACTTTTCCCCTCCTCCTTCTTTCCTCCCCAGAAGTGGGCCACATCAAGTGCGAGAAGAACTTCGAGCTGTGCGAGGGCTGTGGCCAGAAGATCCACGACCGCTTCCTGATGAACGTGGGCGAGGCCAACTGGCACGAGCAGTGCCTGGCCTGCTGCTACTGCGGGATGCAGCTGCACCACACCTGCTACGTGCGCAACTCGAAGCTCTACTGCAAGATGGACTACGACCGGCTGTTTGGGGTCAAGTGCTCCTCCTGCTGTCACGCGATCCTGCCGCAGGAGCTGGTGATGCGTCCCATTCCGAACTTCGTCTTCCACCTGCCCTGTTTCGTGTGCTACGCCTGCCGGTTGCCTCTGCAAAAGGGCGAGCAGTTCCTCCTGCGGGATGGCCAGCTCTTCTGCTATCGCCATGATCTCGAGAAGGAAATGTTCCTGGCCGCCGCAGCTGCCCAGCACTGTGGATTCGTGGGTCTGGATGAGGAGGATCTTTTAAGGCCAAGGGATGGCAGGAGGGGTCCTAAGAGACCTCGCACCATCCTCACCTCGCAGCAGCGCAAACAGTTCAAGGCCTCCTTCGATCAGTCCCCGAAACCCTGTCGCAAAGTCCGCGAAGCCCTGGCCAAGGACACGGGACTCTCGGTTCGTGTGGTCCAGGTGTGGTTCCAGAATCAGCGCGCCAAGATGAAGAAGATCCAGCGCAAAGCCAAGCAGAATGGTGGCTCCGGCGGAGGATCAggcagtgggcgtggcactgggGGCAACTCGAGCGCCACCGATGACAAGGACACCAACGAGAAGGAGGACAAGTGCGTCAAGCAGGAACTGGGCGGCGACAGCTCGGGCTACCTGGGCGGATTGGACAGCACTTTCGCCAGCCAGCCACTCAATCCCAACTTGCCCTTCTCACCGGATGGTAAGTTGAATATAATGGGTTCCTTTTCAAAATCGAACAGGGTACTTTCAAATGGGGCTAGTAAATTTGATGAGGTTCGATAAGAAACAATAAttgaaattattaataatGGTTTCAAAAGTTTAACCAAAATTGGAGATcccaaaataatatttatcaTAAATATTATCAGAGCTATTAAAATTTTCTTTATAAGAAATATCTATATttctataaaaataataactttTCAAGTACCTATTCTTATGAAATTTGAAGAACCTAATTCCGACATATAGTGCATTTCGATTTATAATCTTTTTATAAAATTCCAAGATataaatactaaaatatttatattttacagACTATCCGGCCAACTCGAATGACAGCTTCTGCAGCTCGGACCTCTCGCTGGATGGGAGCAACTTTGACCAGCTGGACGACGATGCGGACTCGCTGTCCCTGAACAACCTGGAGCTGCAGTCGACCAGCTCCTCGGGCAACCAGCACTCGCATTCCCATTCCCACTCGAATCCCCACGACATGCTGGCCAACCTCAACAACAGCCTGATAAACCCCATCGACAAGCTGTATCTCATGCAGAACTCGTACTTCAGCTCGGAACATTAGATACATCCGCACATTGGAGGCGATCAATGGATAGAGACGAATTTATTAGCGTTAGAGTGGCAGGATCCGATCGAAAAGGAAGGGACTCCAGGTCCTTGCTGTTACCTAACACGTAGCGCGTAGTTTGGCGGCATTAAGTTGGAGTTGTAGAACCAGATACAAGATACATGAAATGTGATTTTTTTAAGCTAATTGAAATTTTAAGATTCTTGGCGATTTGAACGTGGCGAAACGGGGCGGGCAGTACATTTTGTTGTTAGTCTAGACTCTAGATGGAAAAAACGTAGTACTCCCGCAATGGTAAAACGATCAATGTGCCCCCTTAAGTTTGTAAATAGTTTTAACCACCCCgaaaaaattgttattaaatgtaatttaaaaGTCAATAATTGTATTAGCAAGTGCAATTTAATCTGTTCCCCTAAAATATACATCTTAACCGAATTCTTGCAAAGTCTCCGggtattttgttttaaatggagaAAAGTAAATGGGATGATTAACGACTTGAGTGGAAAATTATAACTTAAGTGTTGGATTGCAGAAGTTCACTTTTGGGATCCCATTCTGCAAACTATTAAAAATACGGAAGAGTCGGAGAATTaatagagaattcaaccacaaattcatagaggtatcccacgtcaaaatcgggatccaataacttaagttatggaatctataagtgcagttttgggcacccattctgaaacccattggaaatacggaaagatccgacatgaaaatgggttaaaatttggaccctctaTAATCAGCAggattttaatgtagaatattagagaatttaattacaaattcatagaggtatcccactttaaaatcggaatccaattatttaagttataaaatctagaagtgcagttttaggcacccattctgaaaccctttggaaatacggaaaaatctaacatgaaaatgggttaaaatttggaccctctaTAATCAGCAggattttaatgtagaatattagagaattcaaccacaaattcatagaggtatcccacgtcaaaatcgggagtcaattactcaagttatggaatctagaagtgcagttttggacACCTATTCTGAAACCCATatgaaatacggaaaaatctgacatgaaaatgggttaaaattt is from Drosophila suzukii chromosome 3, CBGP_Dsuzu_IsoJpt1.0, whole genome shotgun sequence and encodes:
- the Lmx1a gene encoding LIM homeobox transcription factor 1-alpha isoform X1; protein product: MLEFYPMPTNLNPVGGSLYSLQQNHGGARFLDNPNPNSNPNSSSLHLSSSNNSNLPSSISGNNSPPGTASLTGHQQQQQQHQQHPHQQHQQHQQQHAASTTPVPINSCPTPTGHSPLSSSNNNNNNNNSSSSSNLNSACNTLTAAAVAAAAAGVAAPSATATSVATSQLGGAVAAAIAAAAAAAAAATTAATSSAPAATGNGNGNGNANGAAASAAAASKLSADCSGRTEVGHIKCEKNFELCEGCGQKIHDRFLMNVGEANWHEQCLACCYCGMQLHHTCYVRNSKLYCKMDYDRLFGVKCSSCCHAILPQELVMRPIPNFVFHLPCFVCYACRLPLQKGEQFLLRDGQLFCYRHDLEKEMFLAAAAAQHCGFVGLDEEDLLRPRDGRRGPKRPRTILTSQQRKQFKASFDQSPKPCRKVREALAKDTGLSVRVVQVWFQNQRAKMKKIQRKAKQNGGSGGGSGSGRGTGGNSSATDDKDTNEKEDKCVKQELGGDSSGYLGGLDSTFASQPLNPNLPFSPDDYPANSNDSFCSSDLSLDGSNFDQLDDDADSLSLNNLELQSTSSSGNQHSHSHSHSNPHDMLANLNNSLINPIDKLYLMQNSYFSSEH
- the Lmx1a gene encoding LIM homeobox transcription factor 1-alpha isoform X2; protein product: MLEFYPMPTNLNPVGGSLYSLQQNHGGARFLDNPNPNSNPNSSSLHLSSSNNSNLPSSISGNNSPPGTASLTGHQQQQQQHQQHPHQQHQQHQQQHAASTTPVPINSCPTPTGHSPLSSSNNNNNNNNSSSSSNLNSACNTLTAAAVAAAAAGVAAPSATATSVATSQLGGAVAAAIAAAAAAAAAATTAATSSAPAATGNGNGNGNANGAAASAAAASKLSADCSGRTVGHIKCEKNFELCEGCGQKIHDRFLMNVGEANWHEQCLACCYCGMQLHHTCYVRNSKLYCKMDYDRLFGVKCSSCCHAILPQELVMRPIPNFVFHLPCFVCYACRLPLQKGEQFLLRDGQLFCYRHDLEKEMFLAAAAAQHCGFVGLDEEDLLRPRDGRRGPKRPRTILTSQQRKQFKASFDQSPKPCRKVREALAKDTGLSVRVVQVWFQNQRAKMKKIQRKAKQNGGSGGGSGSGRGTGGNSSATDDKDTNEKEDKCVKQELGGDSSGYLGGLDSTFASQPLNPNLPFSPDDYPANSNDSFCSSDLSLDGSNFDQLDDDADSLSLNNLELQSTSSSGNQHSHSHSHSNPHDMLANLNNSLINPIDKLYLMQNSYFSSEH